One Triticum dicoccoides isolate Atlit2015 ecotype Zavitan chromosome 4B, WEW_v2.0, whole genome shotgun sequence genomic window carries:
- the LOC119292492 gene encoding uncharacterized protein LOC119292492: MRWVDWSYIDDNEDHFPRVHESFRLDGVDTFVGQKLTKWNDELIMQFYSTSHFYPNWKIVWMSEGTRYQNTITEWAKLTNAPEEAKDDIDVYAERNKDHNSMANKYKEIPDKALERNKLGSVYFLLSGLATMNTILRHTLLPKLGDHRMFRGHSINLLQLFYLPQKFKVMSLIVETIKRIAADQMKSCGYAPHIQMLINSKMGKGVYLLDKEHLPLRPDHEDNSVVMDASDPTSVEAQEKRAKAKSQKATKMPNDEEASQVFLKSKQDQLGYLIQATLRIEKGLATLTQNQESLERTFETKLHDLDVKVTEIQTSVEKNQEELEDRSDKTTTDAYQRVPKRQRTAAVVVSPRLVRCHLGASVKIVELNQGVCKGKETAYFVKIYPSEASPSWAMFCETLYATVVEGIPNSLIGTIAMKDQDCIVVTTIFNLLFDK; this comes from the exons atgagatgggtcgattggtcATATATTGATGACAATGAAGATCACTTTCCTAGAGTACATGAGAGCTTCAGACTCGATGGAGTAGATACTTTTGTGGGTCAGaaattgaccaagtggaatgatgagcttatcatgcagttctattcAACATCTCACTTCTACCCAAATTGgaaaattgtttggatgtctgaaggtactaggtaccaaaatACTATTACTGAATGGGCCAAGCTTACCAATGCCCCTGAAGAAGCTAAGGATGATATTGATGTCTACGCCGAGCGCAAtaaagatcacaactccatggccaacaaGTACAAGGAGATACCTGACAAGGCCTTGGAGAGAAACAAGCTAGGCTCAGTATACTTTCTGTTGTCTGGACTGGCCACCATGAACACCATTTTGAGGCATACCTTGTTGCCCAAATTAGGAGATCATAGGATGTTCAGaggtcactccatcaacttgcttcaaCTATTTTAtttgccacaaaaattcaaggtgATGAGCTTGATAGTTGAAACCATCAAGAGAATAGCAGCAGACCAAATGaaatcatgtgggtatgctccacacattcaaatgctcatcaactccaagatgggcaaaggTGTGTATCTGTTGGATAAAGAGCACCTTCCCTTGAGACCTGATCATGAGGACAACTCGGTTGTTATGGATGCTTCAGATCCTACTTCAGTAGAGGCTCAGGAGAAGAGAGCAAAAGCAAAATCACAGAAGGCAACCAAGATGCCAAAtgatgaagaggcatctcaagtttttctcaagtccaaacaagatcaacttggctaTCTCATTCAggctactttgaggattgagaaaggattggccaccctgactcagaatcaagagagtCTTGAAAGAACTTTTGAGACAAAACTTCATGACTTGGATGttaaggtgacagagattcagacttctGTGGAGAAGAACCAAGAAGAGCTTGAGGATAGGAGTGACAAAACCACCACTGATGCTTATCAAAGGGTGCCCAAAAGACAGAGGACtgcagcagt agtggtgtctcctagattggttaggtgtcacttgggagcctccgtcaagattgtggagttgaaccaaggagtttgtaagggcaaggagaccgcctacttcgtgaagatctacccaagtgaggcaagtccttcatgggcgatg TTCTGTGAAACTCTGTATGCGACGGTGGTCGAGGGCATTCCGAATTCCCTCATCGGTACAATTGCGATGAAAGACCAAGACTGCATCGTCGTCACAACAATCTTTAATCTTCTTTTTGACAAGTAG